Proteins from a single region of bacterium:
- a CDS encoding nodulation protein NfeD, which yields MRKILLLLFCITGFLSAEKIAYKLNIDSAIGPITYYQIKNTLNLAERNNADFVLLIVDTPGGLLSSTRKIVQEILSSNIPVIAYVYPKGAQCASAGVFIVLSCHVVAMSPATNIGAAHPVTITGQQEDKMEEKVVNDTVSFIKSIAAYRGRNLKWVEKAVRESISSTAEEALKDNVIDIVANDIEELLVSVDGKIIKVNEFKEVVLSTKDIRLLTPEETFKERILKTISDPNIAYLLLTIGMLGILIELYHPGVGLPGIVGTVSLILAFFALHTLPINIAGLLLIVVSFILFVIEAITPSFGLFIISGTITLFLGSFFLFRPEGESGISIFLIIGLTIIIPLILSFAIWFMLKTKNRKIVTGKEGLIGEIGRVVKALKPEGLIFIQGEYWRARSTFGEIPEGKEVIVRRYEDLFLIVDPVKEAGRKNEE from the coding sequence ATGAGGAAGATATTATTATTACTTTTTTGTATAACGGGATTTTTATCAGCCGAGAAGATTGCATATAAACTTAATATAGATAGTGCTATAGGTCCTATTACTTACTATCAGATAAAGAATACCCTTAACCTTGCTGAGAGGAATAATGCAGATTTTGTTTTATTGATAGTTGATACTCCAGGTGGACTTCTTTCTTCTACAAGAAAAATTGTTCAGGAGATACTTTCCTCCAATATTCCTGTTATTGCCTATGTCTATCCTAAAGGAGCACAGTGTGCTTCAGCAGGGGTTTTTATTGTACTTTCCTGTCATGTTGTAGCTATGTCCCCTGCAACAAATATAGGTGCTGCTCATCCTGTAACAATTACAGGACAACAGGAAGATAAGATGGAAGAAAAGGTAGTAAATGACACAGTTAGTTTTATTAAAAGTATTGCTGCCTACCGTGGAAGAAATCTTAAGTGGGTAGAGAAAGCAGTAAGAGAGAGTATTTCTTCTACAGCAGAAGAAGCACTTAAAGATAATGTTATAGATATAGTTGCTAATGATATAGAAGAACTTCTGGTATCTGTTGATGGAAAAATTATAAAGGTTAATGAGTTCAAAGAGGTAGTTTTATCAACAAAGGATATTCGGCTACTGACACCAGAAGAGACATTTAAAGAACGTATTCTTAAAACTATTTCTGACCCAAATATTGCTTATCTTTTGTTAACAATAGGAATGTTAGGAATTTTGATTGAACTTTATCATCCTGGTGTTGGTCTTCCGGGTATTGTTGGTACAGTTTCTCTTATACTTGCCTTTTTTGCTCTTCATACCTTACCTATTAATATTGCAGGATTATTACTTATTGTAGTAAGTTTTATTCTATTCGTTATAGAGGCAATTACTCCTTCTTTCGGATTGTTTATAATATCCGGTACCATAACATTGTTTTTAGGTTCATTTTTCCTTTTCAGACCAGAAGGAGAATCCGGTATATCAATTTTCCTAATAATCGGCTTGACAATAATAATACCTCTTATACTATCGTTTGCTATATGGTTCATGTTAAAAACAAAGAATAGGAAAATCGTTACAGGTAAAGAAGGACTTATTGGAGAAATTGGAAGGGTTGTAAAGGCATTAAAACCGGAAGGACTTATTTTTATTCAGGGAGAATACTGGAGAGCGAGGAGTACTTTCGGAGAAATTCCTGAAGGTAAAGAGGTTATAGTACGAAGATATGAGGATTTGTTTTTAATAGTTGACCCTGTTAAAGAAGCAGGGAGGAAAAATGAGGAATAA
- the topA gene encoding type I DNA topoisomerase: MNKGLVIVESPTKARTIGSILGRDYRIMATMGHIRDLPEGEMGVDIANNFKPKYVLIPGKKKIVANLKKAAEQYKDIFLATDEDREGEAIAWHIANIIGKDPSDVKRVVFHEIIPESVKKAFDSPRSIYIDLVNSQQARRILDRIVGYTLSPFLGKGLSAGRVQSVALKLIVERERAIENFIPQIYWIIKVNGIKNGRDFFMTLIEIGEKKIEKYGLKDENEVDNILEDLKKGVLIVVDKKEEDKKIKPYPPFITSTLQQEASIKLGFSSSKTMVIAQQLYEGIKTDEGDIGLITYMRTDSPAIAKQARDQALKYIKGMFGNEYIPEKPHIYKGKASAQEAHEAIRPTSVFRTPDRMKQFLNEQQYKLYNLIWKRFVASQMKEAVVKNVKLIAKNGGYGFIAESNEIVFDGFTKLWNIKVDEGESVICDIQKGELLEVKEYFKEQHKTNPPPRYTEASLIKALEKNGIGRPSTYAPTISILFNRGYIKKEKNTLVPLKIGKAVCEILERFFPEIIKIDFTAEMEESLDKIAEGDKQWTDILQEFYSKYKVMLENAKEKVSEYNEIFNRVLAENRVCPKCKASLVVKNGRYGVFLGCSNFPRCTFTERIVDAYNSSNRPKKK; the protein is encoded by the coding sequence GTGAATAAAGGACTTGTAATAGTAGAATCGCCTACAAAAGCAAGAACGATTGGGAGTATTTTAGGTAGGGATTATAGAATTATGGCAACAATGGGACATATTAGAGACTTGCCAGAAGGTGAGATGGGGGTGGATATTGCAAATAATTTTAAGCCGAAATATGTGCTTATACCTGGTAAAAAAAAGATAGTGGCAAATCTTAAAAAGGCAGCTGAACAATATAAAGATATTTTTCTCGCTACAGATGAAGATAGAGAAGGAGAAGCGATTGCATGGCATATAGCAAATATTATAGGGAAAGATCCTTCTGATGTGAAAAGGGTTGTCTTTCACGAAATTATCCCTGAATCTGTAAAAAAAGCATTTGATTCTCCACGTTCTATATATATTGACCTTGTAAATTCTCAACAGGCAAGGAGAATTCTTGACCGTATCGTTGGATATACATTAAGTCCGTTCCTTGGGAAAGGTCTTTCTGCGGGACGTGTTCAGTCAGTAGCTTTGAAATTGATAGTAGAAAGAGAAAGAGCAATTGAAAATTTTATTCCACAGATATACTGGATTATAAAAGTAAATGGGATAAAAAACGGAAGAGATTTTTTTATGACTCTTATAGAAATAGGAGAAAAGAAGATAGAAAAGTACGGACTTAAAGATGAAAATGAGGTTGATAATATATTAGAGGATTTGAAAAAAGGAGTATTAATTGTTGTAGATAAAAAAGAAGAAGATAAAAAGATTAAACCGTATCCACCTTTTATTACCAGTACTCTTCAGCAGGAGGCATCTATAAAACTAGGTTTTTCCTCTTCAAAAACAATGGTAATAGCCCAACAGTTATATGAAGGTATCAAAACAGACGAAGGAGATATAGGTCTTATTACATATATGAGAACCGATTCTCCTGCTATAGCAAAGCAGGCGAGAGACCAAGCATTGAAGTATATAAAAGGAATGTTTGGTAATGAATACATTCCTGAAAAACCACATATATATAAAGGTAAAGCATCTGCTCAAGAAGCACATGAAGCTATAAGACCTACATCTGTATTTAGAACACCTGATAGGATGAAGCAATTTTTGAATGAGCAACAGTATAAACTATACAATTTGATATGGAAAAGATTTGTTGCTAGCCAGATGAAAGAGGCAGTTGTAAAAAATGTAAAATTGATTGCAAAAAATGGAGGATATGGATTTATTGCAGAAAGCAATGAAATTGTTTTTGATGGTTTTACAAAATTATGGAATATAAAGGTGGATGAAGGAGAAAGTGTTATTTGTGATATTCAAAAAGGCGAATTATTAGAGGTCAAAGAATATTTTAAAGAACAGCATAAGACAAATCCACCACCAAGATACACAGAAGCGAGTTTAATAAAGGCACTTGAGAAAAATGGTATAGGAAGGCCTTCTACCTATGCTCCTACAATTTCAATTCTTTTCAATAGAGGATATATAAAGAAGGAGAAAAACACATTGGTGCCTTTAAAAATAGGAAAAGCTGTCTGTGAGATTCTTGAGAGATTCTTCCCTGAAATAATCAAAATAGATTTTACTGCAGAGATGGAAGAGTCTCTCGACAAAATTGCAGAAGGTGACAAACAATGGACAGATATATTACAGGAATTTTACAGTAAATATAAAGTTATGTTAGAAAATGCAAAAGAGAAAGTATCTGAATACAATGAGATATTTAATCGTGTTTTAGCAGAAAATAGGGTATGTCCTAAATGTAAAGCATCTCTTGTAGTGAAAAATGGACGTTATGGTGTATTTTTGGGATGTAGTAATTTCCCTAGGTGTACGTTTACAGAAAGGATTGTAGATGCTTATAATTCCAGCAATAGACCTAAAAAGAAGTGA
- a CDS encoding UDP-N-acetylglucosamine--N-acetylmuramyl-(pentapeptide) pyrophosphoryl-undecaprenol N-acetylglucosamine transferase — MKIAIVTGPTGGHFFPGLAIAEQLRNKKNIEISFFIPGKDYIVRWLKQKEFNYNIIEDVKISIKKPSSFLKLLYLIFRTYNILLKGKFDIVVITGSYTTLPFLLASFFCNKKIFVHEQNVIPGKITKLSLFIADRIALSFPTTIINKKKVIITGFPVPEDFKKKYQKKDVLLQFNFSEENKTVLILGGSQGASFLNTLIIENMEYLSKKNLQFIHLAGGKDKKQISSAYQKHGVKFHVFDFYFDMANLYSITDIVICRAGAGTLAEICEWKIPAIVIPYPYAGGHQRYNAIYFAKQGGCNILEQSQDSIKLFPYVFEKTLQEMDIIKEQIKKISIVDNNNKNINAIMELLKNGK; from the coding sequence ATGAAAATAGCCATTGTTACAGGACCGACTGGAGGACATTTCTTCCCAGGACTTGCTATTGCTGAACAGTTAAGGAATAAAAAGAATATTGAAATTTCTTTTTTTATACCTGGGAAAGATTATATTGTACGTTGGTTGAAACAAAAAGAGTTTAATTACAATATCATAGAAGATGTTAAAATCAGTATAAAAAAACCCTCTTCTTTTTTAAAACTTCTCTATCTCATATTTCGCACCTATAATATTCTCTTAAAGGGGAAATTTGATATAGTGGTAATTACAGGAAGTTATACAACCTTACCTTTTTTATTAGCATCATTCTTCTGCAATAAAAAAATTTTTGTTCATGAACAGAACGTTATTCCAGGAAAAATTACAAAACTTTCTCTTTTTATAGCAGACAGAATAGCTCTATCTTTCCCTACCACCATAATTAATAAAAAGAAAGTTATAATTACTGGTTTTCCTGTCCCTGAGGATTTTAAAAAGAAATATCAAAAAAAAGATGTCCTCTTGCAGTTTAATTTCAGTGAAGAGAACAAAACAGTTCTTATTCTTGGAGGGAGTCAAGGGGCATCTTTCTTAAATACACTGATAATTGAAAATATGGAATATTTAAGTAAAAAAAATCTTCAATTTATCCATCTCGCAGGTGGTAAAGATAAAAAACAGATATCATCAGCATATCAGAAACATGGAGTAAAATTTCATGTTTTTGATTTTTACTTTGATATGGCTAATCTTTATAGCATAACAGATATAGTAATATGCCGTGCTGGAGCAGGAACACTTGCAGAAATTTGTGAGTGGAAAATTCCTGCGATTGTCATTCCTTATCCTTATGCTGGAGGACATCAAAGATATAATGCGATTTACTTTGCAAAACAAGGTGGTTGTAATATACTGGAACAAAGCCAGGACTCTATAAAATTATTTCCTTATGTCTTTGAAAAAACATTACAAGAAATGGATATTATTAAAGAACAGATTAAAAAAATATCAATTGTAGATAATAATAACAAAAATATAAATGCAATAATGGAGTTATTGAAAAATGGAAAGTAA
- a CDS encoding NAD(P)H-hydrate epimerase: MLKEYEVMTREEIAIIERETEEVYGISRLILMENAGRTLAEVIRNRFPTDKQICIVAGKGNNGGDGFVAGRYLFNSGMNVKVIYTDPPEKFSSLCFTNYQILCKMGIDNFIFKRDLDILKILEKSDVIIDAVLGTGIKGNVTGTSAEVISLINESKKFVVCADIPSGLDADTGIVMGECVKGNITVSFGFAKKGFYINNGPEYCGEIIVTDIGFPRFFYKREGKK; the protein is encoded by the coding sequence ATGTTAAAAGAATATGAAGTTATGACTCGTGAAGAAATAGCAATTATTGAGAGAGAAACAGAAGAGGTATATGGCATAAGCCGTTTAATTCTTATGGAAAATGCTGGAAGAACCCTTGCAGAGGTCATTAGAAATAGATTTCCTACAGATAAACAAATATGTATAGTAGCAGGTAAGGGAAATAATGGTGGAGATGGATTTGTAGCAGGAAGATATCTTTTTAACAGTGGAATGAATGTAAAAGTTATCTATACTGACCCTCCCGAAAAATTTTCATCTTTATGCTTTACAAACTATCAAATTTTGTGTAAAATGGGAATTGATAATTTTATATTTAAAAGGGATTTAGACATTTTAAAAATTTTAGAAAAATCAGATGTTATTATAGATGCAGTTTTGGGAACAGGGATAAAAGGAAATGTTACAGGAACATCAGCAGAGGTAATATCTTTAATAAATGAAAGCAAGAAGTTTGTTGTATGTGCTGATATTCCTTCAGGTCTGGATGCAGATACAGGAATTGTAATGGGAGAGTGTGTCAAAGGAAATATTACTGTAAGTTTTGGATTTGCAAAAAAGGGATTTTATATAAACAATGGACCTGAATACTGTGGAGAAATAATTGTTACAGATATAGGATTTCCACGTTTCTTTTATAAAAGGGAAGGTAAAAAATGA
- the cimA gene encoding citramalate synthase: MKKVEIYDTTLRDGAQGESVYFTLNDKLKIAEKLDEFGIDFIEGGWPGSNPKDIAFFKKVRHKKFKNVKIVAFGSTRRKNLTADKDPFLKQLIESGTEYITIFGKSWDLHVKDVLKISLDENLKLIEDSIKFLKSKGRYVFFDAEHFFDGYKKNPAYAFKTLIVAEDAGADKIILCDTNGGSLPFEIEDIVKNISLKIKIPIGIHAHNDSGVGIANSIAAVKMGANHVQGTMNGIGERCGNADLSVIIPILQLKMGYRCVDTDKLVHLTEVSRFIYEVANIIPPNSQPFVGMSAFAHKGGVHVDAVNKNPETYEHIDPAKVGNERRILISELSGKSTILQKTKTYNLTKKPELIKKILDKIVNMENNGYQFEAADASFDIIVRKTIGEYKKLFTVEGFRVIVEKRGNKVVSEATVKVKVDKYVEHTASEGNGPVNALDNALRKALVKFYPEIEKIKLTDYRVRILHPEDATAAITRVIIESADETGSWGTIGVSENIIEASLLALLDSIEYKLHKTRVK; encoded by the coding sequence ATGAAAAAAGTTGAAATATATGATACAACTCTTCGTGACGGAGCACAGGGAGAATCTGTTTATTTTACTCTTAATGATAAACTGAAAATCGCTGAAAAATTAGATGAGTTTGGTATTGACTTTATTGAAGGTGGATGGCCAGGTTCAAATCCAAAAGATATTGCTTTTTTTAAAAAGGTCCGCCATAAAAAATTTAAAAATGTAAAAATTGTTGCATTTGGCAGTACAAGGAGAAAAAACCTTACTGCAGATAAAGACCCATTTCTTAAACAACTCATTGAGAGTGGAACAGAATATATCACTATATTTGGCAAATCATGGGACCTTCATGTAAAAGATGTTTTAAAAATCTCACTTGACGAAAACTTGAAACTTATAGAGGACTCTATAAAATTTCTTAAGTCAAAAGGAAGATATGTTTTCTTTGATGCAGAACATTTTTTTGATGGATATAAAAAGAATCCTGCATATGCTTTTAAAACACTTATAGTTGCTGAAGATGCAGGTGCGGATAAGATAATTCTATGTGATACAAACGGTGGTTCTTTACCTTTTGAAATAGAAGATATAGTAAAGAATATTTCCTTGAAAATTAAAATACCGATAGGTATTCATGCTCATAACGACTCAGGAGTAGGTATTGCAAACTCTATCGCAGCAGTAAAAATGGGTGCAAATCATGTACAAGGGACTATGAATGGAATTGGAGAAAGATGTGGAAATGCTGATCTTTCCGTAATTATACCAATACTACAGTTAAAAATGGGATACAGATGTGTGGATACAGATAAACTTGTTCATCTTACAGAAGTATCCCGTTTTATATATGAGGTTGCCAATATCATACCTCCAAATTCTCAACCTTTTGTAGGTATGAGTGCGTTTGCACATAAAGGTGGAGTCCATGTAGATGCTGTTAATAAAAATCCTGAAACATATGAACATATAGACCCCGCTAAAGTTGGAAATGAAAGAAGAATTCTTATTTCAGAACTTTCAGGCAAAAGTACGATATTGCAGAAAACAAAAACGTATAATCTTACAAAGAAACCTGAACTTATTAAAAAAATTTTAGATAAAATTGTAAATATGGAAAATAATGGCTATCAATTTGAAGCAGCAGATGCCTCCTTTGACATTATAGTGAGAAAAACTATAGGTGAGTATAAAAAACTTTTCACTGTGGAAGGATTTAGAGTTATTGTAGAAAAGCGTGGTAATAAAGTTGTATCAGAAGCCACAGTAAAAGTTAAAGTAGATAAATATGTTGAACATACTGCCAGTGAAGGCAATGGACCTGTCAATGCTCTTGATAATGCCCTGAGAAAAGCACTGGTTAAGTTTTATCCTGAAATTGAAAAAATAAAACTTACTGATTATAGAGTAAGAATACTGCATCCTGAAGATGCTACAGCGGCGATAACAAGAGTAATAATAGAAAGTGCAGATGAAACTGGTTCTTGGGGAACAATAGGAGTCTCAGAAAACATTATTGAAGCATCTTTACTAGCATTGCTTGATAGTATTGAATATAAATTACATAAAACAAGAGTAAAATAA
- a CDS encoding HisA/HisF-related TIM barrel protein, translating to MLIIPAIDLKRSEVVRLYKGDFNKISHYNVKPDEVVRRFLTAGVKRLHIIFLWGAHTGQLLEEKDVLQKIVKIRDIYDNTCEIQVGGGLRRYSQIRYFIEEGVDYTILGTSILIPVAMEEGFLKNEIKLFYQQSGKVFNEEKEIPEIDLIDKIDNKLKEKIIVSVDYIKDEIALSGWEVTLPLTPYYVITKLLKKGFRRFIITNVEKDGTLNGMDKNSVEDILNKIYNFSEKPDEIIISGGITSELDIEILQKMKYKPDGVIIGKAIYQNKLDIHTLIRKFQDKKNA from the coding sequence ATGCTTATAATTCCAGCAATAGACCTAAAAAGAAGTGAAGTAGTAAGATTATACAAAGGGGATTTCAATAAAATTTCACATTATAATGTGAAACCAGATGAAGTTGTCCGTAGATTCCTTACTGCTGGGGTGAAAAGATTACATATTATATTTTTATGGGGTGCACATACAGGACAATTGTTAGAAGAAAAAGATGTACTGCAAAAGATAGTGAAAATAAGAGATATTTATGATAATACCTGTGAAATTCAAGTTGGTGGAGGATTAAGGAGATATTCTCAGATCAGATATTTTATTGAAGAAGGAGTTGACTATACAATACTGGGGACATCTATTCTAATACCTGTAGCAATGGAAGAGGGATTTCTTAAAAATGAGATTAAACTTTTTTATCAACAGTCAGGTAAGGTATTTAATGAAGAGAAAGAAATTCCTGAAATAGACCTTATTGACAAAATAGATAATAAATTGAAAGAAAAAATTATAGTTTCTGTTGATTACATTAAAGATGAAATAGCCCTGAGTGGGTGGGAAGTTACTCTCCCCTTAACTCCTTATTATGTGATTACAAAATTGTTAAAAAAGGGTTTTAGAAGATTTATTATTACCAATGTTGAGAAAGATGGAACACTCAATGGAATGGATAAAAATTCTGTGGAAGATATCTTAAATAAAATTTATAATTTTTCTGAAAAACCCGATGAAATTATTATTTCGGGGGGAATTACCAGTGAATTAGATATAGAGATTCTTCAAAAAATGAAATATAAGCCCGATGGAGTTATTATAGGAAAAGCTATTTATCAAAACAAATTGGATATTCATACCCTTATAAGAAAGTTTCAGGATAAAAAAAATGCGTAA
- the murC gene encoding UDP-N-acetylmuramate--L-alanine ligase: MESNILEKAKRIHLIGIGGTGMSGLAKLLSTMNKKISGSDNNLSRTLEQLKRKGIKIFYPQKEENIRQDIELVVYSHAILPDNPEYKKAIEYNIPLLSYPEAIGYIMDKKRGIAIAGTHGKTTTSSLIVSILKTSGFSPSFLIGGEIKNVGNSEAGKSDLLIVEACEYKRSFLNYKPEIGVVTAIEEDHLDYYKDIEEIKSAFRDFLNNIKGLIVYCADDRNVTDVIKTITNKDMGSYGLGNGSWKANNIKFSKKFSEFDCIFKGKKETHIKLAISGIHNIRNALAAIAVARYLDVPWKSIKNGLKNFNGVHRRCEIIGRAGGVTILDDYGHHPTEIRYTLKCIRNMFPHNRLIVVFQPHQYSRTRFLLKEFAMSFSDADKVVVPDIYFVRDSVIEQKLVNARMLVEKIRKNGKEALYLPTFDEIVEYLYEITKKGDVILTIGAGPVDKVARSIFKKLKQYK, encoded by the coding sequence ATGGAAAGTAATATACTTGAAAAAGCAAAAAGGATACATCTTATCGGGATAGGAGGAACCGGAATGAGTGGACTTGCAAAACTCCTCTCCACAATGAACAAAAAAATATCCGGTTCTGATAATAATCTTTCAAGAACTCTTGAGCAACTCAAAAGAAAAGGGATAAAGATTTTTTACCCTCAAAAAGAAGAAAACATACGTCAAGATATAGAACTGGTTGTTTATTCACATGCTATATTACCTGACAATCCAGAATATAAAAAAGCGATTGAATATAATATACCTCTTTTAAGTTATCCTGAAGCAATTGGCTATATTATGGATAAAAAAAGAGGCATTGCTATTGCTGGAACTCATGGAAAAACAACCACATCTTCTCTTATTGTTTCTATATTAAAAACATCAGGATTTTCCCCTTCTTTTCTTATCGGAGGGGAGATTAAAAATGTTGGTAATTCAGAAGCAGGAAAAAGTGACTTGTTAATAGTTGAGGCATGTGAATATAAAAGGTCCTTCCTTAATTACAAACCTGAAATAGGAGTAGTTACAGCAATAGAAGAGGACCATCTGGATTATTATAAAGATATAGAGGAAATAAAAAGTGCTTTCAGAGATTTTCTTAACAATATTAAGGGATTGATTGTATATTGTGCTGATGATAGAAATGTTACTGATGTTATAAAAACTATTACGAATAAGGACATGGGCTCTTATGGACTTGGAAATGGTAGTTGGAAGGCAAATAATATAAAATTTTCTAAAAAATTTTCAGAATTTGATTGTATCTTTAAAGGGAAAAAAGAAACCCATATAAAACTTGCTATTTCAGGTATCCATAACATTAGAAATGCACTTGCAGCAATTGCTGTCGCAAGATATTTAGATGTCCCATGGAAAAGTATAAAAAATGGATTGAAAAATTTTAATGGTGTACACAGAAGATGTGAAATAATCGGAAGAGCAGGGGGTGTGACCATACTGGACGATTATGGACATCATCCTACAGAAATAAGATATACCCTTAAGTGCATAAGAAATATGTTTCCTCATAACCGTCTCATAGTAGTTTTTCAACCACATCAATATAGCAGAACTAGATTTCTCCTTAAAGAATTTGCAATGTCTTTTTCAGATGCAGATAAAGTCGTAGTCCCAGATATATATTTTGTAAGAGATTCTGTAATAGAACAGAAACTTGTTAATGCCAGGATGCTTGTAGAAAAAATAAGAAAAAATGGGAAAGAAGCATTATATCTTCCAACTTTTGACGAAATTGTAGAATATCTGTATGAGATAACTAAAAAGGGCGATGTTATACTGACGATAGGGGCAGGTCCTGTGGATAAAGTAGCCCGGAGTATCTTTAAAAAACTTAAACAATATAAATAA
- a CDS encoding phospholipase D-like domain-containing protein, producing MRKLTIAFICIFFFFQTLAVPSDIFEGRIFPANNRDYQRLLLPRLKEARYSVYIIMFLASYYPEYSDSPTNIFLKELIEAKKRGVKIEIIFNQSDKDYSSHATVENLKTARYLSNNGISVYFSPPDRTTHSKMLVIDRKYVIVGSANWSYSAMEKNNETSVIIYSPKLAEYYIKYFENIRRECSLFLKPTVEEE from the coding sequence ATGCGTAAATTAACAATAGCCTTTATATGTATTTTTTTCTTCTTTCAAACTTTAGCAGTTCCATCAGATATCTTTGAAGGGAGGATTTTTCCCGCGAATAATCGTGATTATCAGAGATTACTTTTACCACGGTTAAAAGAAGCACGTTATTCAGTATATATAATAATGTTTCTTGCAAGTTATTATCCTGAATACTCTGATAGTCCAACAAATATCTTTTTGAAGGAATTAATAGAAGCAAAGAAGAGAGGTGTTAAAATAGAGATTATATTTAACCAGTCAGATAAGGACTATTCTTCTCATGCAACTGTTGAGAATTTGAAAACAGCAAGATATCTTTCCAATAATGGTATATCCGTATATTTTTCTCCACCTGATAGGACTACACATTCAAAAATGCTTGTTATAGACAGAAAATATGTTATAGTAGGAAGTGCGAATTGGTCATATTCGGCAATGGAAAAGAATAATGAAACATCTGTGATTATATATTCGCCAAAACTGGCAGAATATTACATAAAATATTTTGAAAATATCAGAAGAGAATGTTCATTGTTTCTAAAACCCACAGTTGAAGAAGAATGA